The window GGCCGCGAAGCCGTCTTGGGCTTGGTCGCTATGAAAGAAGCGCTGGAAGATCCAGCCCGCTTGCTGTTCGACATCTAAAACCCCCTTGTTTTGAATGCCCCCTTTCCAGGGGGCGTTTTTCATCCAAAAGGCATTTCCCATGAGCAAACAATTTGACGTCGTTGTCATCGGCGGTGGCCCCGGTGGCTACATTGCAGCCATCCGTGCTGCCCAACTCGGTTTCCAGGTCGCCTGCATCGACGAATGGAAAAACGCAGCTGGTGGCCCAGCCCCTGGCGGCACCTGCACCAACGTGGGCTGCATCCCCTCCAAGGCGCTGCTGCAGTCCAGCGAGCACTTTGACCATGCCAACCACCACTTCGCCGAGCACGGCATCAGCGCCACGGGTGTGAAGATGGATGTGGCCCAGATGATCGCCCGCAAAGACACCGTGGTGAAGCAAAACAACGACGGCATCTTGTACTTGCTGAAAAAGAACAAGGTCACGTTCTTCCACGGCCGTGGCCGCTTTGCGAGCAAGGCTGAAGGCGGCTACGAGATCAAGGTGGCAGGCAAGACCGAAGAGTCGATCACCGGTAAAAACATCATCATCGCCACCGGCTCCAACGCCCGTGCGCTGCCTGGCACCCCGTTTGACGAAGTCAATGTGTTGTCGAACGACGGCGCCTTGCGTTTGGCCGCTGTGCCCAAGAAGTTGGCCCTGATTGGTTCTGGCGTCATTGGTTTGGAGATGGGCTCGGTCTGGCGCCGTCTGGGCGCAGAGGTCACCATCCTCGAAGGTCTGCCCACATTCTTGGGCGCCGTGGACGAGCAAATCGCCAAAGAAGCCAAGAAGGCATTTGACAAGCAGGGCTTGAAGATCGAGCTGGGCGTGAAAGTCGGCGAGATCGTGAACGGCAAGAAAGGTGTCACGGTCAACTACACCAATGCCAAGGGCGAAGCCGTGAAGCTGGACGCCGACAAGCTGATCATCTCGATCGGCCGTGTGCCCAACACCATCGGTCTGAACACCGAGGCTGTGGGCCTGCATCTCGACGAGCGCGGCGCCGTGGTGGTTGACGCCGACTGTAAAACCAACCTGCCAGGCGTGTGGGCGGTGGGTGACGTGGTGCGCGGCCCGATGCTGGCGCACAAAGCGGAAGAAGAGGGCGTGGCGGTGGCCGAGCGCATCGCGGGCCAACACGGTCACGTCAACTTCAACACCATCCCTTGGGTCATCTACACCAGCCCCGAGATCGCTTGGGTGGGCCGCACCGAGCAGCAGCTCAAGGCCGACGGCGTGGCGTACAAAGCCGGCTCGTTCCCGTTCCTCGCGAACGGCCGTGCCCGCGCCTTGGGCGACACCACCGGCATGGTCAAGATGCTGGCAGATGCGACCACCGACGAAATCTTGGGTGTGCACATCGTGGGCCCACAAGCTTCCGAGCTGATCGCCGAGGCCGTGGTGGCCATGGAATTCCGCGCCAGCGCCGAAGACATTGCCCGCATCTGCCATGCACACCCCAGCTTGAGCGAGTCCACCAAAGAGGCCGCTTTGGCCGTGGACAAGCGCAGCTTGAACTTCTAAGCCCTTGACTCACCCGAAACTGCGGTTTTGGGTGAGTTGGGTTAAAGTTCCGCATCCCTGAAAACCCGGGCCTGGTCCCGGGTTTTGTTATTGATTTCAAGAGCAAGTCACCCATGTCCGTTCGTGAAGTTTACGAAGAAGAACTCCAAAAACGGGGCTACCAAAGCGACCCCGCGCAACTGCGGGCCATTGAGGCGCTGGAGCGCTGCGCCAAGGAGTGGGCAGCTTACAAGTCCAAGCGCTCGGGTCTGCTGGGCAAATTCCTGAGCCGCCCCGAGATTCCCAAGGGGGTTTACATGTTTGGCGGGGTGGGACGCGGCAAGAGCTTTTTGATGGACTGCTTTTTTGCGGCCGTGCCCATTGAGCGCAAAACCCGTCTGCACTTTCACGAATTCATGCGCGAGGTGCACCGCGAACTGTCTGTGATCCAGGGGACCGTCAACCCGCTCGATGAGTTGGGCAAACGCATGGCCAAGCGTTACCAGTTGATCTGTTTTGACGAGTTCCATGTGGCCGACATCACCGACGCCATGATCTTGCACCGCCTGCTGGTGGCCCTGTTCGACAATGGTGTGGGCTTTGTCACCACCTCCAACTTCGAGCCCGATGGCTTGTACCCCGACGGTCTGCACCGTGACCGCATCTTGCCCGCGATTGCTTTGCTGAACCAGCGCATGCAAGTTTTGAACGTGGACAACGGCACCGACTACCGCCGCCGCACGTTGGAGATGGTCAAGCTCTACCACTCGCCTTTGGGTGAGCAGGCCGATGCCGAGATGAACGACGCCTTCAACCGCCTGGCCACCGGGCCGGACGAAGACCCGGTGCTGCACATCGAGGCCCGTGAAATCAACG is drawn from Limnohabitans sp. 63ED37-2 and contains these coding sequences:
- the lpdA gene encoding dihydrolipoyl dehydrogenase, with the translated sequence MSKQFDVVVIGGGPGGYIAAIRAAQLGFQVACIDEWKNAAGGPAPGGTCTNVGCIPSKALLQSSEHFDHANHHFAEHGISATGVKMDVAQMIARKDTVVKQNNDGILYLLKKNKVTFFHGRGRFASKAEGGYEIKVAGKTEESITGKNIIIATGSNARALPGTPFDEVNVLSNDGALRLAAVPKKLALIGSGVIGLEMGSVWRRLGAEVTILEGLPTFLGAVDEQIAKEAKKAFDKQGLKIELGVKVGEIVNGKKGVTVNYTNAKGEAVKLDADKLIISIGRVPNTIGLNTEAVGLHLDERGAVVVDADCKTNLPGVWAVGDVVRGPMLAHKAEEEGVAVAERIAGQHGHVNFNTIPWVIYTSPEIAWVGRTEQQLKADGVAYKAGSFPFLANGRARALGDTTGMVKMLADATTDEILGVHIVGPQASELIAEAVVAMEFRASAEDIARICHAHPSLSESTKEAALAVDKRSLNF
- the zapE gene encoding cell division protein ZapE; amino-acid sequence: MSVREVYEEELQKRGYQSDPAQLRAIEALERCAKEWAAYKSKRSGLLGKFLSRPEIPKGVYMFGGVGRGKSFLMDCFFAAVPIERKTRLHFHEFMREVHRELSVIQGTVNPLDELGKRMAKRYQLICFDEFHVADITDAMILHRLLVALFDNGVGFVTTSNFEPDGLYPDGLHRDRILPAIALLNQRMQVLNVDNGTDYRRRTLEMVKLYHSPLGEQADAEMNDAFNRLATGPDEDPVLHIEAREINAKRRAGDVVWFDFRAICGGPRSQNDYLEIATQYHTVLLSNVPHMPVSMASEARRFTWLIDVLYDRRVKLIMSAAVPPEGLYTAGPMSHEFPRTVSRLHEMQSSEFLALEHRTVDTHLT